A portion of the Juglans microcarpa x Juglans regia isolate MS1-56 chromosome 1D, Jm3101_v1.0, whole genome shotgun sequence genome contains these proteins:
- the LOC121251947 gene encoding 1-aminocyclopropane-1-carboxylate oxidase homolog 1-like, with amino-acid sequence MEITGAGESLTGDSLNYDRQRELKAFDESKSGVKGLVDAGVAKIPRIFVRPPEELNREDQNSGDLTNTQFVVPVIDLGDIIVSRADKVAGVRRAAEEVGFFQVVNHGIPKKLLEDVLKAVRGFHELPREVKADYYTRELMRKVKFGSNFDLYESSFANWRDTLFCVMGPEPLDPQELPPVCRDITIEYSKQARQLGINLLELLSEALGLNPNHLIDLDCAKGTLILSHYYPACPEPELTMGTSKHSDPDFLTILLQDHIGGLQILHQDRWIDVPPVPGALVVNIGDLLQLISNDRYKSVEHRVLANNIGPRVSVACFFTPHLYPSTRIYGPIRELLSEDSPPVYRETSVQDFVTYYDQKGLDGVSALTHLKLQKGSDF; translated from the exons ATGGAGATAACCGGCGCCGGGGAATCACTCACCGGAGATTCCCTCAACTATGACCGTCAACGGGAGCTGAAGGCCTTCGACGAGTCCAAGTCCGGTGTCAAAGGTCTTGTGGATGCTGGTGTCGCCAAAATCCCGAGAATTTTCGTCCGGCCGCCGGAGGAGCTCAACCGGGAGGACCAAAATTCCGGCGATCTAACCAACACCCAATTTGTAGTTCCGGTCATCGACCTTGGTGACATCATTGTCAGCCGCGCCGATAAAGTTGCTGGTGTCCGGCGAGCCGCCGAGGAGGTTGGGTTCTTTCAGGTGGTAAACCACGGAATTCCGAAAAAGCTATTGGAGGATGTGCTGAAGGCGGTGCGTGGATTCCACGAGCTGCCAAGGGAGGTGAAGGCAGATTATTATACGAGGGAATTGATGAGAAAGGTGAAGTTTGGGAGCAACTTTGATTTGTACGAGTCCAGCTTTGCTAACTGGAGGGATACTTTGTTTTGTGTTATGGGTCCTGAGCCTCTTGACCCTCAAGAATTGCCTCCTGTCTGCAG AGACATAACTATTGAGTATTCTAAGCAAGCACGTCAATTGGGGATCAATTTGCTTGAATTGTTATCAGAAGCACTTGGGCTCAATCCCAACCATCTTATAGACCTGGATTGTGCAAAGGGGACTCTTATTCTTAGTCACTACTATCCTGCGTGCCCTGAGCCTGAACTGACTATGGGCACAAGCAAACACTCAGATCCTGATTTTCTCACCATCTTACTTCAAGACCACATTGGTGGGcttcaaattcttcatcaagACCGCTGGATTGATGTCCCCCCTGTGCCCGGAGCTCTAGTGGTAAACATTGGAGATCTCTTACAG CTCATATCTAATGACAGATATAAAAGTGTAGAACACCGAGTGCTAGCAAACAATATAGGACCAAGAGTATCTGTTGCATGCTTTTTCACTCCCCACCTTTATCCGTCAACAAGAATTTATGGCCCCATCAGGGAATTGCTGTCAGAAGATAGTCCCCCTGTATACAGGGAAACCTCGGTGCAAGATTTCGTCACTTACTATGATCAGAAAGGTCTTGATGGGGTCTCTGCCCTAACGCATTTAAAGTTGCAAAAGGGATCTGACTTTTAA
- the LOC121252035 gene encoding 1-aminocyclopropane-1-carboxylate oxidase homolog, with protein MVRAKVAATPKPDHYDRESELKGFDDTKAGVKGMVDAGITEIPRIFHLPPDSFDKNLVSDHDNQFGTIPAIDLKGIEKDVTKCKEAVEAIRDASETWGFFQLVNHGIPVGVLEEMKEGVRRFYEEDTEIKKEFYTRDYMKPVVYNTNFDFYSAPTSNWRDTFLCSMAPNPPKSEQLPAPCKFRGFR; from the exons ATGGTGAGAGCCAAAGTTGCAGCTACACCAAAGCCAGATCACTACGATAGAGAAAGTGAATTGAAGGGTTTTGACGACACAAAAGCCGGTGTGAAAGGAATGGTAGATGCTGGGATTACTGAGATCCCTCGTATATTCCATTTACCACCGGACAGCTTCGACAAGAACTTGGTTTCTGACCATGACAATCAGTTCGGCACAATTCCTGCCATAGATCTCAAAGGCATCGAAAAAGATGTAACAAAATGCAAGGAGGCTGTGGAAGCGATTCGTGATGCATCAGAGACATGGGGTTTCTTTCAGCTGGTGAATCATGGGATC cCTGTGGGTGTTCTGGAGGAGATGAAGGAAGGGGTGCGGAGGTTCTACGAGGAAGATACTGAGATTAAGAAAGAGTTCTACACTCGTGACTACATGAAACCGGTTGTGTACAACACCAACTTTGATTTCTATAGTGCACCGACTAGCAATTGGAGGGATACGTTTTTGTGTTCTATGGCTCCTAATCCTCCCAAGTCAGAACAACTGCCAGCTCCATGCAA attcCGGGGCTTCAGATGA